The following are encoded together in the Schistocerca americana isolate TAMUIC-IGC-003095 chromosome 6, iqSchAmer2.1, whole genome shotgun sequence genome:
- the LOC124620316 gene encoding mucin-1-like, translated as MSDVTTPRCTPCCQHRLRPTSPQPAALHAVSTVRVRGSHSPLHSTLSSPSASDVTTAAWTPRCQHRPCPTSPQPAAIHAVSTVRVRRHHSPLHSTLSAPSTSDVTTARRTTRCEHRTCPTSQQPVGLHSVSTIRVRCHHSPFHSTLSAPSTSDVTTARSTPRCEHRPCPTPPQPAALQAVSTVRVRRHQIPLDSTLSAPSMSDVITACYTPCCQCRLCPASAPPAAILAVSIVRV; from the coding sequence atgtccgacgtcaccacaccccgctgcactccatgctgtcagcaccgactccgtccgacatcaccacagcctgcagcactccacgctgtgagcaccgtccgtgtccgaggttcccacagcccgctgcactccactctgtcatcaccgtccgcttccgacgtcaccacagccgcctggactccacgctgtcagcaccgtccatgtccgacgtcaccacagcccgctgcaatccacgctgtcagcacagtccgtgtccgacgtcaccacagcccgttgcactccacgctgtcagcaccgtccacgtccgacgtcaccacagcccgccgcactacacgctgtgagcaccgtacgTGTCCAACGTCACAACAGCCCGTTGGACTCCATTCTGTGAGCACCATCCGAGTCCGATGTCACCACAGCCCGtttcactccacgctgtcagcaccgtccacatccgacgtcaccacagcaagaagcactccacgctgtgagcaccgtccgtgtccgacgccaccacagcccgctgcactccaagcTGTCAGCACCgtgcgcgtccgacgtcaccaaatcccgctggactccacgctgtcagcaccgtccatgtccgacgtcaTCACAGCCTGCTACACTCCATGCTGTCAGTGCCGGCTGTGTCCGGCGTCAGCCCCGCCTGCTGCAATCCTCGCTGTGAGCAtcgtccgcgtctga